A single region of the Streptomyces sp. NBC_01803 genome encodes:
- a CDS encoding IS630 family transposase, translating into MAEPVRVRRLTDQEGQKLQQIVRRGSTSSVRYRRAMMLLASAGGNRVPVIAQLVQADEDTVRDVIHRFNEVGLACLDPQWAGGRPRLLSREDEDFVIRTATTRPTRLGQPFTRWSIRELAAYLRRVPGRVIRIGREALRCLLLRRGISFQRTKTWKESPDPDRDAKLDRIEQVLGRFPDRVFAFDEFGPLGIRPTAGSCWAKQGKPNRLPATYRRTHGVTYFHGCYSVGDDRLWGVNRRRKGTANTLAALKSIRAARLDGAPIYIILDNLSAHTGTDIRHWASKNKVELCFTPTYASWANPIEAHFGPLRQFTLANSHHRSHPAQTQALHRYLRWRNTNARHPDILTAQRKERARIRSEKGIRWGGRPLNTAA; encoded by the coding sequence GTGGCCGAGCCTGTGCGGGTGCGCAGACTGACCGACCAGGAAGGGCAGAAGCTGCAGCAGATCGTGCGCCGGGGCAGTACCAGTTCGGTGCGCTATCGGCGGGCGATGATGCTGCTCGCCTCGGCGGGCGGGAACCGGGTGCCGGTGATCGCCCAGCTGGTGCAGGCCGACGAGGACACCGTGCGCGATGTGATCCACCGGTTCAATGAGGTCGGCCTGGCCTGTCTGGACCCTCAGTGGGCGGGAGGCCGTCCCCGCCTGCTCAGTCGTGAGGACGAGGACTTCGTCATCCGGACGGCCACCACTCGCCCCACCAGGCTCGGCCAACCCTTCACCCGCTGGTCGATCCGCGAACTCGCCGCCTACCTGCGCCGCGTGCCCGGACGCGTCATCCGTATCGGCCGTGAAGCCTTACGGTGCCTGCTCCTGCGCCGCGGGATCTCCTTCCAGCGCACCAAGACCTGGAAGGAGTCGCCCGACCCTGATCGCGACGCCAAGCTCGACCGGATTGAGCAGGTGCTGGGCCGCTTCCCGGACCGGGTCTTCGCCTTCGACGAGTTCGGGCCCCTGGGGATCCGGCCCACCGCGGGCTCCTGCTGGGCGAAACAGGGCAAGCCAAACCGGCTGCCGGCGACCTACCGCCGCACTCACGGCGTCACCTACTTCCACGGCTGCTACTCCGTGGGCGACGACCGCCTGTGGGGCGTCAACCGACGACGCAAGGGCACCGCCAACACCCTGGCCGCGCTCAAGTCGATCCGCGCCGCCCGACTCGACGGCGCCCCGATCTACATCATCCTGGACAACCTCTCCGCCCACACCGGCACGGACATCCGCCACTGGGCAAGCAAGAACAAGGTCGAGCTGTGCTTCACCCCGACCTACGCCTCCTGGGCCAACCCGATCGAGGCCCACTTCGGCCCACTGCGGCAGTTCACCCTGGCCAACTCCCACCACCGCAGCCACCCCGCGCAAACCCAGGCACTGCACCGCTACCTGCGCTGGCGCAACACCAACGCCCGCCACCCCGACATACTCACCGCCCAACGCAAGGAACGCGCCCGCATCCGCAGCGAGAAAGGCATCCGCTGGGGCGGACGCCCCCTCAACACCGCAGCCTGA
- a CDS encoding nuclear transport factor 2 family protein codes for MEEETARSAIDTFISAFNASDDNYVTALLSQALTSDVVFWGPLGRSEGIAAVEQFVLDIRHHPAGTGTMVRCSAVDMPHEWARYQWVFTTPDGGPRLAGTDVVHLRRSLIDQVIVFAGEIEPPAS; via the coding sequence ATGGAGGAAGAGACCGCACGCTCCGCGATCGACACGTTCATCTCCGCGTTCAACGCCTCGGACGACAACTACGTGACTGCCCTGCTCTCCCAGGCTCTGACCTCAGACGTGGTCTTCTGGGGGCCGTTGGGTCGCAGCGAAGGAATCGCTGCGGTCGAGCAGTTCGTGCTGGACATCCGGCACCACCCGGCGGGGACCGGCACGATGGTGCGCTGCTCAGCGGTGGACATGCCTCACGAGTGGGCCCGGTACCAGTGGGTCTTCACCACGCCGGATGGAGGCCCCCGCCTGGCGGGAACGGACGTCGTCCATCTGCGGCGGAGCCTCATCGATCAGGTCATCGTCTTTGCGGGGGAGATCGAGCCGCCCGCCTCATGA
- a CDS encoding histone-like nucleoid-structuring protein Lsr2 — translation MATKIVTVYTDDLTGEEASEVGTHTFSIDGVNYEIDLAPDSFDKFLATLSPFIEAGRKTGRTPRSGAAVRRPVPTPSQDTAKIRAWAKENGFEVNERGRVPANVREAYEKAH, via the coding sequence ATGGCTACCAAGATTGTTACGGTCTACACCGACGACCTCACGGGCGAAGAGGCGAGCGAGGTCGGTACTCACACGTTCAGCATTGACGGCGTGAACTATGAGATCGACCTCGCACCCGACTCTTTCGACAAGTTCCTCGCGACCCTGAGCCCCTTCATCGAGGCCGGCCGGAAGACCGGCCGCACCCCCCGGTCCGGCGCGGCGGTCAGGCGCCCGGTGCCGACCCCGTCCCAGGACACCGCGAAGATCCGGGCCTGGGCGAAGGAGAACGGCTTCGAGGTCAACGAGCGCGGCCGGGTGCCGGCGAACGTCCGCGAAGCCTATGAGAAGGCCCACTGA
- a CDS encoding TRM11 family SAM-dependent methyltransferase, whose translation MLILPAANRVYAEASVELTQAELGVFSETVLGGQIGEIRDEEIGGVRYVTFSVPELSDRQKEFLANLSSIYALFGINENGTLTPVALTSMDRFDDDLISIQKYAGKTNEHFTKMLLNVTVLSSDSAEHMTGRTLRVFDPLCGRGTTLNQAIMYGYDADGMDRDRKDFEAYAAFLRTWLKRKRVKHTAEVASVRRDRKMIGRRLDVSLGLAKEDYKAGDKRRLTVVNADTLKAGDFFSASTFDVIVADAPYGVQHGSRGKEGGLSRHPLDLLQDALPVWTPLLRRGGAVGISWNTNVARRDDVVDIFTKNGLEVKDSGPYLRFGHRVDQAIVRDIIVARKP comes from the coding sequence ATGTTGATTCTGCCTGCCGCCAACCGGGTCTACGCGGAGGCTTCCGTGGAGCTGACACAGGCCGAATTGGGGGTATTCAGCGAGACGGTTCTGGGAGGTCAGATCGGCGAGATCCGCGATGAGGAGATCGGCGGTGTCCGCTATGTGACGTTCAGCGTTCCGGAGCTGTCGGACCGCCAGAAGGAATTTCTGGCGAATCTGTCGTCGATCTACGCGCTTTTCGGGATCAATGAGAACGGCACCCTCACCCCGGTCGCGCTGACAAGCATGGACCGGTTCGACGACGACCTCATCTCCATTCAGAAGTACGCGGGCAAGACGAATGAGCATTTCACCAAGATGCTGCTGAACGTCACCGTCCTGTCGTCGGACTCGGCCGAGCACATGACCGGCCGGACGCTCCGGGTGTTCGACCCGCTGTGCGGCCGGGGCACCACCCTCAACCAGGCGATCATGTACGGCTACGACGCGGACGGCATGGACCGCGACCGCAAGGACTTCGAGGCGTACGCGGCCTTCCTCCGCACATGGCTCAAGCGGAAGCGCGTCAAGCACACCGCCGAGGTCGCCTCCGTCCGGCGGGACCGGAAGATGATCGGCCGCAGGCTCGATGTCTCGCTGGGCCTGGCCAAGGAGGACTACAAGGCCGGTGACAAGCGGCGGCTGACGGTCGTCAACGCCGACACCCTCAAGGCCGGCGACTTCTTCTCCGCGTCGACGTTCGATGTGATCGTCGCCGACGCGCCCTACGGCGTGCAGCACGGCAGCCGCGGCAAGGAGGGCGGGCTGAGCCGCCACCCCCTGGACCTCCTCCAGGACGCCCTGCCCGTCTGGACGCCGCTGCTCCGTCGGGGCGGGGCGGTCGGGATCTCGTGGAACACCAACGTCGCCCGCCGGGACGACGTGGTGGACATCTTCACCAAGAACGGCCTGGAGGTGAAGGACTCCGGACCGTATCTGCGGTTCGGCCACCGCGTCGATCAGGCCATCGTGCGGGACATCATCGTCGCCCGGAAGCCCTGA
- a CDS encoding amino acid permease, with amino-acid sequence MTTRKEPQGGAEGSDEGYHRGLGSRQVQMIAIGGAIGVGLFMGAGANIVEAGPSLVLMYALAGVVVFFIMRALGELLLYRPVSGSFAEYAREFLGPFFGYATGWTYWLLWVVTGMAELTAAAIYVTYWFPDIPQWVSALIFLLVLFAVNLISVKVFGEIEFWFSMIKVTAIIGMIVIGLGVLTLGVSQAGDTAAVSNLWSHDGFFPTGVGSSLMTLQGVMFAYVAVELVGVTAGESENPRESLPKAINTLPWRIALFYVGSLTVILTVVKWTEFDSGTSPFVAAFTKIGLPFGAAIVNFVVLTAALSSCNSGMYSTGRMLKDLASNHEAPSLFGRLNARQAPATAVTVSVALMGIGVVLNYLVPEKAFGYVTSVATACGIWTWTMILVSHLRYRRAVVAARLPASSFPAPGGALSSWIALLSLALVTVIMALDDDARISLYVGALWAVFLIVGWFNAVRATAPVATPAVASATVEPEYVTE; translated from the coding sequence ATGACCACACGCAAAGAACCGCAGGGCGGCGCGGAGGGTTCCGACGAGGGGTACCACCGCGGGCTCGGCAGCCGCCAGGTGCAGATGATCGCCATCGGCGGTGCCATCGGGGTCGGGCTGTTCATGGGCGCCGGCGCGAACATCGTCGAGGCGGGCCCCAGCCTGGTCCTGATGTACGCCCTGGCGGGCGTCGTCGTCTTCTTCATCATGCGGGCGCTGGGCGAGCTGCTGCTCTATCGCCCGGTCTCGGGCAGCTTCGCCGAATACGCCAGGGAATTCCTCGGCCCGTTCTTCGGCTACGCCACGGGCTGGACGTACTGGCTGCTGTGGGTGGTCACCGGGATGGCCGAGCTGACGGCGGCGGCCATCTACGTCACCTACTGGTTCCCCGACATACCGCAGTGGGTCAGCGCGCTGATCTTCCTGCTGGTGCTCTTCGCGGTGAACCTGATTTCGGTCAAGGTCTTCGGCGAGATCGAGTTCTGGTTCTCGATGATCAAGGTGACCGCGATCATCGGCATGATCGTCATCGGGCTCGGCGTCCTCACCCTCGGCGTCTCGCAGGCCGGTGACACCGCGGCCGTGTCCAATCTCTGGTCGCACGACGGCTTCTTCCCCACCGGGGTCGGCTCCAGCCTGATGACGCTCCAGGGGGTGATGTTCGCCTATGTGGCCGTCGAGCTGGTCGGCGTCACCGCGGGCGAGAGCGAGAACCCGCGCGAGTCCCTGCCCAAGGCGATCAACACGCTGCCCTGGCGCATCGCCCTCTTCTACGTGGGCTCGCTCACGGTCATCCTCACCGTGGTGAAGTGGACCGAGTTCGACTCGGGGACCAGCCCCTTCGTGGCGGCCTTCACCAAGATCGGGCTCCCCTTCGGCGCCGCGATCGTCAACTTCGTGGTGCTCACCGCCGCCCTGTCCTCCTGCAACTCCGGCATGTACTCCACCGGCCGCATGCTCAAGGACCTCGCCAGCAACCACGAGGCGCCGTCCCTCTTCGGGAGGCTCAACGCCCGCCAGGCCCCGGCCACCGCCGTCACCGTCTCGGTGGCGCTGATGGGCATCGGCGTGGTGCTCAACTATCTCGTTCCGGAGAAGGCGTTCGGCTACGTCACCTCCGTGGCCACGGCCTGCGGCATCTGGACCTGGACCATGATCCTGGTCAGCCACCTCCGCTACCGCCGCGCCGTCGTCGCCGCACGCCTGCCGGCCTCCTCCTTCCCGGCTCCCGGCGGCGCCCTGTCGAGCTGGATCGCCCTGCTGTCCCTGGCCCTCGTGACCGTGATCATGGCTCTGGACGACGACGCCCGGATCTCGCTGTACGTCGGCGCGCTGTGGGCGGTCTTCCTGATCGTGGGCTGGTTCAACGCCGTGCGCGCCACGGCCCCGGTCGCGACGCCGGCCGTCGCGTCGGCCACCGTGGAGCCCGAGTACGTCACGGAGTGA
- a CDS encoding alpha/beta fold hydrolase yields MTVTTTTPPPMPHVDGVSHGHAVVGGVRLHYVEAGTGDPLVLLHGWPQHWFVWRALIGPLAREFRVICPDLRGFGWSEGTPDGYDLKSLGQDIVGLLDALDIPRARLVGHDVGGAAGFRACLDHPDRFERFVALATVPPWLTALAPPALFLRPWHFYALGLPGGDRLAARPGLVAGRLRAWRYHGSFTAEETDTYVRAATTPLSAHAAARFYRGAVLRELPTFLRAHGRRHLTVPTLQLNGAHDPLGRRLPDLHHGHADDMTVETVPGAGHFIPEERPDWTLDRVGAFLRP; encoded by the coding sequence ATGACCGTCACCACCACCACCCCACCGCCGATGCCGCACGTCGACGGGGTCTCGCACGGCCACGCGGTCGTCGGGGGAGTGCGGCTGCACTACGTGGAGGCGGGCACCGGCGATCCGCTGGTGCTCCTGCACGGCTGGCCGCAGCACTGGTTCGTCTGGCGCGCCCTCATCGGTCCACTGGCCCGGGAGTTCCGCGTCATCTGCCCCGACCTGAGGGGCTTCGGCTGGTCGGAGGGGACGCCGGACGGGTACGACCTGAAGAGCCTGGGTCAGGACATCGTCGGCCTGCTGGACGCCCTGGACATCCCGCGTGCCCGGCTCGTCGGCCACGACGTGGGCGGCGCCGCCGGATTCCGGGCCTGCCTGGACCACCCGGACCGTTTCGAGCGTTTCGTCGCGCTGGCCACCGTCCCGCCCTGGCTGACCGCGCTCGCCCCGCCGGCGCTGTTCCTGCGACCGTGGCACTTCTACGCCCTGGGCCTCCCGGGCGGGGACCGGCTGGCCGCCCGCCCCGGGCTGGTCGCGGGCCGTCTGCGGGCCTGGCGGTACCACGGCTCGTTCACCGCCGAGGAGACCGACACCTACGTGCGGGCCGCCACGACCCCCCTCTCCGCCCACGCCGCGGCCCGCTTCTACCGGGGCGCCGTGCTCCGGGAGCTGCCCACCTTCCTGCGCGCCCACGGACGACGGCACCTCACCGTCCCGACCCTCCAGCTCAACGGCGCGCACGATCCGCTGGGCCGGCGTCTGCCCGACCTGCACCACGGACACGCCGACGACATGACCGTGGAGACCGTCCCCGGCGCCGGCCACTTCATCCCCGAGGAGCGCCCGGACTGGACCCTGGACCGCGTCGGGGCGTTCCTGCGCCCCTGA
- a CDS encoding TetR/AcrR family transcriptional regulator: protein MPTTRRGDERRRAILRRATHLASVEGLEGVTLGRLATELGISKGGLQALFGTKQELQLAIVGAAVEVFQERVLDPAERAPDGLPRLRALLGAWIDYLEVFEGGCFFTAAAAEFDGREGPVRDAILLLALAAHDLAGTHVRLAVRLGELAPDTDADQLVFELHGAILAANQARQLLGRPDALDRARRAVRDRLDRAAAPA from the coding sequence ATGCCGACGACCCGGCGTGGTGACGAACGCCGCCGCGCGATCCTGCGACGTGCCACTCACCTCGCGTCCGTCGAGGGGCTGGAGGGGGTCACCCTCGGCCGGCTCGCCACCGAGCTGGGGATCAGCAAGGGCGGGCTCCAGGCGCTGTTCGGCACCAAGCAGGAGCTTCAGCTCGCCATCGTGGGCGCCGCCGTCGAGGTCTTCCAGGAGCGGGTGCTCGATCCCGCCGAGCGCGCCCCGGACGGGCTGCCGAGGCTGCGGGCGCTGCTCGGCGCGTGGATCGACTATCTGGAGGTCTTCGAGGGCGGCTGCTTCTTCACCGCCGCCGCCGCGGAGTTCGACGGCCGCGAGGGGCCCGTGCGGGACGCGATCCTGCTCCTCGCGCTCGCCGCCCACGACCTCGCGGGCACTCACGTCCGGCTCGCCGTCCGGCTGGGCGAGCTGGCCCCGGACACGGACGCCGACCAGCTCGTCTTCGAGCTGCACGGCGCGATCCTGGCCGCCAATCAGGCCCGCCAGCTCCTCGGCCGCCCCGACGCCCTGGACCGCGCCCGCCGGGCGGTGCGCGACCGCCTCGACCGCGCCGCCGCCCCGGCCTGA
- a CDS encoding NHLP bacteriocin export ABC transporter permease/ATPase subunit, with protein MSPTPPFPDPVVAALGALGMPVDCAGLRSLSLEGPHVLWLVVDGALDLFAVEAARPGPWHFLGRLTAGTLLLGPVEGPEHTLIARPLEGCALRRVEIYELYPAPGAADGWLSPLEDAFARGVGRGLRVLSQVSPDGPTGAAVGADDDILWMPIAPGSVAYGAAYGAGYDAHMPGTLLLDAALWHAMVDQQHRLLSAVDRWIDHLERAHEDRTAAGIRAGEAARSQADAALVASIGGPGRTGRAARPRAGDADATFAACRLVAEEARITLTDPAEAAAAPGQEDPVERVALASRVRTRAVRLTGRWWQENSGPLIGHREKDAAPVALLWRRGGYVAVDPVTGGRERVGGANEAAFEPRAVMLYRPLPDRPLGLLPLLRFSLRGTRAELPAILLAGLVAVGLGALIPVATGTVLGEYVPRGETGLIAQAAGAIIATSVVSAAFMLLQNLSILRMEGRVEATLQPAVWDRLLRLPTTFFTGRSTGELASAAMSVSAIRRVLSGIGPVCLQAGTVGAVNMVVLLLYSVPLALAALAMLLLIAAVFLGLGLWQLRYQRQLIKLGNKLNNQAFQTLRGLPKLRVAAAESFAYAAWAREFARTRELQQRAGRIQNVVTVLNAVYLPLCTLAMFMLLAGPARGSMSAGAFLTFSTAVTMALASVTQLTGALLSAAAVLPMFEQVRPILEETPEVRAEGVRPGTLSGDIEVRELTYRYGDDGPLVLDGVGFRVRPGEFVAIVGPSGCGKSTLLRLLIGFDKPLSGSVLYDGQDLAALDQAAVRRQCGVVLQNAQPLTGSLLDCVRGTGTFSLEEAWEAAAMAGLAEDIKAMPMGMHTMLSDGGGTVSGGQRQRLMIAQALIRKPRILFFDEATSALDNETQRVVIASTRALRATRVVIAHRLSTIMDADRVIVMADGRIAQQGAPAELLADTGGLFHELVRRQLR; from the coding sequence ATGTCCCCGACGCCACCGTTCCCCGACCCGGTCGTCGCCGCCCTGGGGGCCCTGGGCATGCCGGTCGACTGCGCCGGCCTGCGCAGCCTGTCCCTGGAGGGGCCGCACGTGCTGTGGCTCGTCGTGGACGGCGCCCTGGACCTGTTCGCCGTGGAGGCCGCGCGGCCGGGACCCTGGCACTTCCTCGGCCGGCTGACGGCCGGCACGCTGCTGCTCGGCCCGGTCGAGGGACCCGAACACACACTGATCGCCCGCCCCCTGGAGGGGTGCGCGCTGCGCCGCGTCGAGATCTACGAGCTGTACCCGGCGCCGGGCGCCGCCGACGGGTGGCTGAGCCCGCTGGAGGACGCCTTCGCGCGCGGCGTCGGCCGGGGCCTGCGCGTCCTGTCCCAGGTGTCCCCGGACGGTCCGACGGGCGCCGCCGTCGGCGCCGATGACGACATCCTGTGGATGCCGATCGCCCCCGGCAGCGTCGCCTACGGGGCCGCGTACGGCGCCGGGTACGACGCTCATATGCCCGGCACCCTCCTGCTGGACGCGGCGCTGTGGCACGCCATGGTCGACCAGCAGCACCGGCTGCTGTCCGCCGTGGACCGCTGGATCGACCACCTCGAACGCGCCCACGAGGACCGCACCGCCGCCGGCATCCGGGCCGGCGAGGCCGCCCGCAGCCAGGCCGACGCGGCCCTGGTGGCCTCCATCGGCGGCCCCGGACGGACCGGCCGGGCCGCCCGCCCGCGCGCCGGGGACGCCGACGCCACGTTCGCCGCCTGCCGCCTGGTCGCCGAGGAGGCCCGGATCACCCTGACCGACCCGGCCGAGGCCGCCGCCGCCCCCGGCCAGGAGGATCCGGTCGAGCGCGTCGCCCTCGCCTCCCGGGTCCGCACCCGCGCCGTGCGGCTCACCGGCCGCTGGTGGCAGGAGAACAGCGGCCCCCTGATCGGCCACCGCGAGAAGGACGCCGCCCCGGTCGCGCTGCTGTGGCGGCGCGGCGGCTATGTCGCCGTCGACCCCGTCACCGGCGGACGCGAGCGCGTCGGCGGCGCCAACGAGGCCGCGTTCGAACCGCGCGCCGTGATGCTCTACCGCCCGCTGCCGGACCGGCCGCTGGGGCTGCTCCCGCTGCTGCGCTTCAGCCTGCGCGGCACCCGCGCCGAGCTGCCCGCCATCCTGCTCGCCGGACTGGTCGCGGTCGGCCTGGGCGCGCTGATCCCCGTCGCCACCGGCACGGTCCTCGGCGAGTACGTACCGCGGGGCGAGACCGGCCTCATCGCGCAGGCCGCGGGCGCGATCATCGCCACCAGTGTCGTCTCGGCGGCCTTCATGCTGCTCCAGAACCTCTCCATCCTGCGCATGGAGGGCCGCGTCGAGGCGACCCTCCAGCCCGCCGTGTGGGACCGGCTGCTGCGGCTGCCGACCACGTTCTTCACCGGCCGTTCCACGGGCGAGCTGGCCAGTGCCGCCATGAGCGTCAGCGCCATCCGCCGCGTGCTGTCCGGCATCGGCCCGGTGTGCCTGCAGGCCGGCACCGTGGGCGCGGTCAACATGGTCGTGCTGCTCCTCTACAGCGTGCCGCTGGCGCTGGCGGCCCTCGCCATGCTGCTGCTCATCGCCGCCGTCTTCCTCGGCCTGGGGCTGTGGCAGCTCCGCTACCAGCGGCAGTTGATCAAGCTCGGCAACAAGCTCAACAACCAGGCGTTCCAGACCCTGCGCGGCCTGCCCAAGCTCCGGGTCGCCGCCGCCGAGAGCTTCGCCTACGCCGCCTGGGCCCGCGAGTTCGCCCGCACCCGCGAGCTCCAGCAGCGCGCCGGCCGGATCCAGAACGTCGTCACGGTCCTCAACGCGGTCTATCTGCCGCTGTGCACGCTGGCGATGTTCATGCTGCTGGCCGGACCGGCGCGCGGCAGCATGTCCGCCGGGGCGTTCCTCACCTTCAGCACCGCCGTGACCATGGCCCTGGCCTCGGTCACCCAGCTCACCGGCGCGCTGCTGTCGGCCGCCGCCGTGCTGCCGATGTTCGAGCAGGTCAGGCCGATCCTGGAAGAGACCCCCGAGGTGCGCGCCGAGGGCGTCCGGCCGGGCACGCTCAGCGGCGACATCGAGGTCCGCGAGCTGACCTACCGGTACGGCGACGACGGCCCGCTCGTCCTGGACGGCGTCGGCTTCCGCGTGCGGCCGGGGGAGTTCGTCGCGATCGTCGGCCCCAGCGGCTGCGGCAAGTCCACGCTGCTGCGGCTGCTCATCGGCTTCGACAAGCCGCTCTCCGGCAGCGTCCTGTACGACGGCCAGGACCTGGCGGCCCTCGACCAGGCCGCCGTGCGCCGCCAGTGCGGCGTCGTCCTGCAGAACGCCCAGCCCCTGACCGGCTCCCTCCTCGACTGCGTCCGGGGCACCGGGACGTTCTCCCTGGAGGAAGCGTGGGAGGCCGCCGCGATGGCGGGTCTGGCGGAGGACATCAAAGCCATGCCCATGGGCATGCACACCATGCTCTCCGACGGCGGCGGCACCGTCTCCGGCGGCCAGCGCCAGCGCCTGATGATCGCCCAGGCCCTCATCCGCAAGCCGCGGATCCTGTTCTTCGACGAGGCGACCAGCGCGCTGGACAACGAGACCCAGCGCGTGGTCATCGCCTCCACCCGCGCCCTGCGGGCCACCCGGGTGGTGATCGCCCACCGGCTGTCCACGATCATGGACGCCGACCGCGTGATCGTCATGGCGGACGGCCGGATCGCGCAGCAGGGCGCCCCGGCCGAGCTGCTGGCCGACACCGGCGGCCTCTTCCACGAGCTGGTCCGCCGCCAGCTGCGGTGA